In Rissa tridactyla isolate bRisTri1 chromosome 21, bRisTri1.patW.cur.20221130, whole genome shotgun sequence, the genomic window TCCACCCCTGCCAGGCACGTTCTGCCCAGGAAGGCTCCATTTTTCTGAAGCTCAGCCCTGTCTTTCATCGTTAGTGATGCTCATTTCTTCATGTCTGCTGCACCTCTTTTGGAACTGCAGTCTTCAACCCACGAGTTACCCCTACCCAAGCACTTGGTTCTAAAATCTAAACTatgaagtctgaaaaaaaaaaaagaaaaaaagccctgagAGATTCCagtttgtaaaaacaaaacctgctAGCAAGAGTGTGTTTACTAAGAGGATTTTATTTACACAATGCAATGTAAAGATCATTCCATAAAAAGttggctccccccaccccccagcaacACACAATACACCTGCCAGATTTTACAGTGCAATTTAGTAACggcttttaaatatttacagaaaactttTTCAACTTAGGGGTTAAGGCAGAGTCAGGGCACAGTGATAAGAAACACTTAGTGCAGTTTTGTGCTAGGCATGATAGAGAGATGAACTGGCAGCATAACTCACGTTCAGACCCATTGGAAATTCAGATTGGAATTACTCCTGGAAGTCCAGGAACTGcttgcagcttaaaaaaaaaaaaaaaaaaagagctgaaacatACATCCAACCTCAATATACAAGCCAGCAGCTAAGAAAAATGCTTGGCTAGCATGGGAGATGGAACCGGCCTACAAAAATCGTGACGCTTAGCGGTGAAGTATGGATCCTGGAAAGAAGacgctgtattttttttcctggtgttggTAAACAGCTGTGATAGGAAACAGGCTCAGGGTGGAACTGTCACACGCAACCCACCGTGGGGAAGGGGCGGCCAAGAGGACTATGGTCAAAGACATCCAACTTCTACTGAAAGACAAGAGGAGTGAGGTACCCAACTGCTCCTTGTGCCTCTGAAATCTTCACCTTTAGCTCAAAAAGTGAACAATCTGAGGTCTCAGAAGACTTTAAAACGCATGCACTAAAAATGTGTAATACGTATTACTATATAGGCATTTTCACAGCAAGTTATCACAACTTGTAATTGTGTAGCTTCTTCATCTTtggtatttataaataaaaatgccagtCCCTTTTAGTAAAGGGATAATAATGCAGCTACTGAAAATCATTTATTCCTAATCCACAGCAGCTTTaaaggacttatttttttttttaaattttaaggcAGTATCTAAGCTgttaggaatttttaaaaatgttttgacaatACCTCTTAGTTTTCTGATGGTTTATAAGGCAACATTTTCAAATGGCTAGAAGAAACTGTAGGATAAGGAGGTGGAGCAATCTGAGAAGTTGGTTATCAGTcctttgtaaaaaacaaaaagggagcAGAAGGTGTTATTCCTGACTAGTTGATAAAAAGCCTGATCCTATAAATCGTTACTTCAGTTAGCCCTTATTCATCTGAGTAAGCCCTATTGACTACAGTGATCCTGGTACTTCTAATTAAGGCtatttttgcatttcagctttACGGGATCCAACTGGTATCTCAACTGGTTATGGCAATTCATTAAACTCCTAGGACACATACAAAAAGCCCAAGGGCTGGTTAGGGAGAGGATGCTAACGAGTTATCACCCAGTTTTAGCTCTGTACGGTACTCCCAATCCCCCCACCAGTCCTTCAGGATGGCACTCAGTTCAAAAGACGTCTAGGTAAAAATTCCCTAAAAgcacctattaaaaaaaagtttcgctacaaacataattttctttcatttcctattCTAGAAAATTAGGACTAAACATAACTGAAAGCCTGCCTTTTGCTTTGAAACACCGCTCTAGTTTTGtttctaaacagctttttttttttttatctgtggtATGTAATTAGTGTTCAGCACCAATAAAAGTTTGCAAGAATCCAAGACAATTCAAATTGATCCGTGCTTTCAGAAACCtcattacatttatatttttttaaaaaaaatcgaATTGCAAATTAAAGACTGGATCCAGGCAGGCCCAAAGGTTAATGCCACCTGCCCCTGGCAGTGCAGAGTTACCTACAAAAAACGGGTGCAACGTGGAGCtcgtgattttaaaaaaaaagaattaccaAAAGCTCAACTGAGGCAAAATCCTCCTTCCCAAAGTGCAGTCATGTTCCAAGAGATGCCTAGGCAAGGAAAGGCACTTTGGGGCTCTCCTGGAGAACCTCCTTCATCATAATTGAATGTACTTTTATAAATGATGCTAGGCAATAATCAAAGAGCGGAGGTGGTGGGTTCTACTGCCCCAAAAGCGACCTCCTGAGGCACCGTCTTTTTGGAAGACCCCAGAGACAGACGGTTCAGCCACGCCAGCAAGAGGAGCTCTGCGAGGAAAAGCCAGGGAGGGCTCCGTCATCAAGACTCGGAAGAATCTgattctgctctggggaaagccATGAGCAGAAAGGCCAGCGGAGAGTTTCGTCTTTAACCCGATGAACGTGCAGCAGATCTTCAAAGCGGCcaaagggtggcagcagcaggaccggGAAGGCTCAGGGCTGACCCGATGCCCACCGAGGATCGGGTTAAATGaatttccctccctctctgccctaATTCCAGATTCCCTTGTGTTATCAGCTGTAGCTTTTATTATCTGCATTGGTTTATAGATCCATCTTTTCATACAGTAACTGAAAACTGTTGGCGTTTGGTAGAGGAAGTGGCCCTGTTTCTCCTATCACTGgctagaaaggaaaacaaaaaaagtgtcgcacaattttttaatttagaaaaaaaatattaaatggctTGAGGGTCACTGTCTTAGTACCAAAAGTAAAGTGCACCGCAGCTGGAGGCCACTGCGACAGAGTTGAGAAATGCTATTAAAGAGGCTTCCAAGTAGCATTATAAAAAACAGCACTACAACCTAAGGTTAAGGCAATACACGTTGTGTCCTTCTACTAGATAGTTGACGGGAGAGTTGTCTATCTCAAGCTTTAATTATTGCTTTGGTTCCTCTGTACTGAAGTCCTTCGCCATTGGGGAAACAGCGCTGGCAGAATTGGCAGGTTGGGTTTGTCACTTGAGGCAGGACTGGCAGAACAGTCCATATGCACGTCCCGTGCTCAGCCATGTCCGAGGGAAGGCTTGCTCTCATCTCCCGAGGGACTGTACAATCtggcaaagaatttaaaaagaaaacaaaactcttgCTCCTGAAGCAGCAAAACGTGCTGGCAGCAGAGATGACGCAAACATTTTTGTGGAATTTTTCAATGGCggagaaagaaaaaatccttAGTAACAACCAGGGTGTGTAACAAAACAGGGTCCTGAAATCTTCTCCAAGAGTTGATAGCCctcaagttttctttaaaaaaaagaaaaagtccttttGTGGGTATAAACCCAAAGTACAGCAATAGAATTCCACGGCTCAGAGGAAGTCCCAGGTACAGATTTATTACTTTCCCGCTTTCATGTAGGATGGTATCGCTCCTCGGGCTGTCAGACCTTCAAAACGCTTGTAGGTGTAATTGATAAAAACCCAGTCTTTGTTCTTGTAGTCAGTCTCTGGATGGTTGCTTGTTGCCACTGATAAgacatagaaaaaataaaatcaccctTTGAAGACTGCAAAGTTTATTTTCATACAAAACACTGGATGTGGAGTAGGGGAGAATACTTCTCAAGAAAGAAATACCATAAATCCAGGCATCCAGTTGCATTCTTCAAGCCCAGTCAAGAACCGCCGTAATGTGTTTGTTAAACACATGGAGCAAACGTGTGACTGCGCTTTGACACTTAAATACGAAGATCCTTCAGAGATTTACACCAAAGCTTATCCTCCCCTTCTGTCCCACCCTCTCCCCAGCTCTATACGAAGCATTACCCAGTACCAAGGGTTACTGGCCGTGTTGGGCTCACAGGTCCTGCTGAGACTGGAACTTCTGGGAGCTCTGTTGTCTCTTAGAGATGCCCTTTCTCAGGCGGCTCCCGCATCATTCACATTCTGCATCCCATTTCCCGAAATCCAAACTACAGCTTGCACACCCCCGTACCACCAGACTACCAGCTAACAATTTGATtgtgataaaaggaaaaaaaaaaaaagaaaaaccaaaacaaaccaaaaaaaaaccctctagcATCTGGTAAGATCCTTTCTCTGATTAAGAAGAAAGTTACATTATTCAGCCAGAGAAGAGGAAGGATTGTTTACATGCAGAATCAAAGTATTTACCTGTTGGTTTAAGGATATCAGATTCGGGAAATTCATCAAAGTTTGAGGTATCATCAATGCTTTTAATTTCTATTGAAATTGCAGCAGGTCTCTCTCTGCCAAGAAGAGCAGTTTCAGCATTAagatttcaaaggcagaaaaaagcagGATTCAGCCACTTTCCATTTCTTTACAGAATCAAAGACTGAAAGTACTTAAATCTTAGCAAGCTTCAGATACGGAACAAAATACTCTCACCCACACCTAGATACAAGAAATGCCAGCGAAGCTGCTCCCTTCTGTTGAACAGGACGAGCTTggaagggagcagagagaagagcagcttgcttttctgcaaagcaTCTTACCTGATGTGCTCCCAATCTACCCCTTCAAAGAATGGGTTACTCTTTATTTCCTCCACACCAGATGCACCAATTCTGTGCTCCCATTCACAGCAAAATCTGGGatgaaaggaagaatgaaaatgaaggaagaatGAAAACGAAAGCATTCCATGCAGAAATGGAACGGCTTTCTGAACTGATTCTACTACGGTTTCTTAACACGTAAATGGAGCAGGTTAAGAACTCCCACcgcaaaaccaacacacaaagtTATGCTTAGGGATGTCATGTCAAATGCTACGATTAAGATGTGGTATTCTTTCCCAACAGCGTAACGGGCCCTTTCTATTTCAGGACCGGTGTAGAGCAGGAGAACATATAAAGCCTAAAAAGCTAGACATTTATATTTCTGTCCTGAGAATAGATACATGattgaaaatacaaatgaaagagCAAGAGTCAGCATGCACTGGGATCCGTTTGCACCCTCCAGTGCATACAATGGCAAAACCGTTGCTGTTGTAAGACACCAGCTCTGGCAAAAAGATTAAGTTGCTTCCACGAGAAGCCCACAGACAGATATAAAGAGCAGAAACATTCCTATTTTGCCAGGCTTGCAGCATTTACGTGGGAGCTCCTTTTTAGTATAGTTCAGTCAGGGCTCCTCTAAATGACCTCTGAGACACAAATGTATTTGACAAGGGAGTTCGGCATTTGATGCAGCTACATAACAGAGTATGTAGCGGTCACAAGCATCAAGTTTTTTGGATGTGGAACAACCTATGAGAGGTACATAATACAGTTTGCAAGACAAGAAAATTAGTATTATATTAACTGGCAAACCATATGGTTGGCACCTTAAAATAAGATCCTTTGCTTTATCAGATATTGGAACCTCTGGAGGAAATGTGAGAGTCTCTTTCCAATTCATTACTTTCTTATATGTTTCTTGAGGAGTCTCAGAACAGAACGGTGGAtaacctgaaaagaaagaaaaatacaatcttgtagaaaggaaaaatagttcCTGTGATTACCAAAGTCTACAGTGCAGCAGAACAAACCTCACAGACCACGCACGGAGCGGACACTTTGAGACCCTGACCCCAAGCACGTAAACACAGCCGATGTCCTATAGCACAATTCCTGCTTAAAACTTGTGCGTTGCCAGTTTCTTACCAATCAACATCTCGTACATGATGACCCCAAGCGACCACCAGTCGCACAGCTTGTTATATCCAGTCTGCATGAAAACTTCAGGGGCAATGTAATCCGGAGTGCCCACCGTAGAGAAAGCCTGGAACAAATACCATCGATTATGCATCTTTAGAGAGAACTGCCTGATATGGAAGTGGGAACTTATGCAACAACGGTTATTTTGAGGAAGACACCAGATTGTCTCCAAGATCCTTTAGCAAAGTTGTTTAAAGCCTTTATTTCAAGatatgtagaaaaaaagaaaaaatcaacaCGTTCATGTGAAAGAGTCTTAAAATACCATCAGGGAAATGGGAAAAGGTACCGCTGTCTATATGCGCCTTGGAATGGGTCGTTAGCCCTTTGTTATATTGAAAGTGGCAAGAACTGTTAGTTTTAGCTGGGAGGCATCAGATATTAATGTAAATCATCACGGCAGCACTATCTCAGGCACATATGTCACCAGCTGTTCAGCAGATGGATGAAGGACAAACTAGAGTCACTCCTCCTTTTAAAAGAACAAGCATGAGTCTTCCTTTTTCAGCATTGTTCAGAACTCTGAAATGGATTGATGCCCgtcatttaaataaatgtgcCGTTTGAATGCAAGAGCTCAGCAGAGAACATTTCCAAGCAGGTAAAACGTACTTACCAACTGCCGTCTATTTCTCTTCCAtgtctctgctttccttttggaaTTCATGTTCTGGAAAGCTAAAGGAGATTGGAATATATGTGACTGCATCCTCCTGGTCACCCAACGTACATTTTTACCCCCAAACCATTACACTAAAAATCTCCTTTACGACATCAGAAAAGGTAGCCAGGGCTTGGACAAACAGCCCGTTTTGTGTTCAGCCGTGCTGGTAAGAGGTTCCAGACCCCAGGTGCTCAGCACCGGTCCCTACAGCCAAAGTTTTACACCCCATCAAAGCTGAAGCTATTTATGGAAGCCCACCTTaattcacagaatcccagactgggcggggttggaagggacctctggagatcatcccatccaaccccctgccagagcagggtcacccagagcaggtggcacaggaacgcatccaggcgggtttgggatgtctccagagacggagactcccccaccgctctgggcagcctgtgccagggctctgccaccctcagggtgaagaagttcctcctcatgttgagatggaatttcccgtgttccagtttgtgcccgttgccccttgtcctgtccctgggcaccactgagaagagcctggccccatcctcctgacagccaggCACCAACAGCAAGTACGCAGACACGCTGCTGAGGGCAGGTAACTTACTGAAGTCACTAGGAAGACTGTGGTTCAAGTTCCTGTAAAATTCTGTTCTGTGGGCTTTCTTTAGTCCAGTACACAGCCCAAAATCTGAGAGTTTTACGTggccctagggaaaaaaaaaaaaggcaaaatataaaaCCATTATGAGACATTATCATAGCAGGTAAAGTTTTCtacttcttcccctccctttcttttgTATAATGAATAGATGCACTCTTTTTGCACTCCTTGTTTTAGCCTAAGACTAGACGTGTACATAAAATCAAGCTATTGGTGTTTATCAAGCTATTAATACTTTCATCACTGCTACACAGAGAAAGCTCAGGAATTATTTCCTTCCAGAAGCCTCCGCTCCTGCACGCTGCTGACAGCTTCAGAGCGAAAACGAACGTCTCCAGAGGGAGCTCTAGTCCCTGGATCGTACATTGACGCCAACAGATAAGGCGAAACACCTTAAAATTCATGGATTGGATCTCTCCTAGCGCAGAACATGCGACCACAACGACTAGGTGCAATTTTTAGATGTATATCTAAAATATACATCATTCTCAAGGCCCTGAATTTCTCTACATCTAGATGTAGACATACTGAATTACGTCAGTAATTCCAACAGCGCATTATTAGCTGGATGGTGGTAAAGTATAATTATTTACTGTgggcagacttttttttccaaacaagctAAATTTTAAGCAAACTGATAGTGAGCGATAGGAGGGCAGTGAAACAATGGAGCTTTCTGCAAAGTGCCTCCAATAACCCCCTGGAAGCAATGGGGGAGCCCTGGGAAATACATCCCGACGCTGAGGGAGATGCCATCTCCGTCATCAGCCTCGCTAATGGGACGGCTCCATCCTGCGCATCTGCCACGGTCATCTACCCGGTGGTTGGCAAGCGGGAACCTAACGGATGTGAGACCAAAAAAAACATCTTGGACCGAGGGGAGAACTGAAACTGTGTGTTTTAAATTGCAGCTGAAATAACCAAAAATAACTTGAACAACTGTCAGAAGAGGGCTCAAAAGCGAGGTATGAAAACAGCTGGAGGGGGAGGACAGGTCCTTCTTggcttggttttttccccccagcaacACGGCAGGTATGCCCTCAAAGCTAGAAGGAACAGGGCTAAGAAAGAAGCACCGTCATCCTTCACAACTGTCACTAGTTCAGgtcaaaattaaaaatgacaaGACCTATTTACTACTCCCCAGCCAGTGGTTGGTGCATACCTTGCTGTCCAGAAGAAGGTTGTCTGGTTTTATGTCCCGATGGATAAAACCCAGCTGATGAATAGAATCGATGGCCAGCACGGTCTCGGCGATATAGAACTGCGTCTCTTCTTCTGTCAGAGTGTCTTTTTTCATCAACAGCGTCATCATATCACCTAGAACCACCCCCCAAACAGCAAAGGTAAAtacaagcaaacacacaaactCCACCCTCGCTAATTTCGAAgacatttgcaaagaaaagaacTAAGCTGTTTAAAACTTTAGGAAATCTGAACTGATTTTGTGTGAAGTAGTACAGTTCGCCGGCACCTCTGTGACAAACTCTTGTATTTCCCCTTGTATCGCTGTATGGAAAGGCGTCTACTGTAACTGCACTAAACTTAGCGAGACGGCTCCATGGCAAAGAGATGGAAAAGCACTACAGAAGCATCCCTTAAGCAAGAGGCAGCTCTGGGCTGCCGCTCTTCGCTACACCGCTGAATCACAGCTTAAAATAGACACTTTCAGCTACAGAGCTGTTACAAAAACCAGATTGCGTTTGTGCAGTGTCATCTCCCAAAGAATTCTTGTGGTTTCATTAGGCAAATGTATTACAGGCTTTCGGTATAACTTTCTTCTTAGGTCAATTACAGTAGCATCATCATCCAAGGACAAACATCATCATCCTCGGAAAAAAAGACCTTAGAAGTTATTCTTGCTGCAAGCCAGCTAAAAGTGAAAGGTTAGAAAAATCCGAAGCTGGTTACGTTCTGGTTCTGTAGAACCCAGTGAGGATAAGAACAAGCAGAACATTAAGGGCAAGTTTCAAAGATCTGCGGCCACAAGAGCCAAGCAGACACCTCCAGCCTGACCCAAAGACCTCCGCACCCTAACGCCTACAAGAAGAAAGCTTTACGATAGCTTTTTATTTCACGAAGCAAGGTCCAGTACAAACACCACTCCATGGTAACCACATACGCTCTCGCCCCAGACTACGTTTGTAATTAAAAAGTTAGAAATCCAGCAGTCTCTTGATTTCAGGTAGTTACCTCCGGGCAGGAACTCCATGATAAGGTAGAGGTTCAGCTTGTCCTGAAAACTATAGAACATTTTCACCACCCACAAACTGTCTGCCTCCACTAGGATGTCCCGCTCCGCACGAATATGGCCAACCTGGAGAGACACGTATGCATTTGCTTAACTACAGGTCTGTGTTTTACTGCGTGCGTTTATTTCACAGACAATCCAAGTATTATGTTGAGAAGCATCAAATATTGAAAAGACAGCAGTCAAACTTCTGCATGAGGGCACAAACACCATCAAAACTTCAACAGTTTCACCCCTCAATGTTTTCAGGTAATAAAATAGCATAACACGTtcaaaaacaaatccaaaagtcATGCTCCTGACAGCAAAAAGGTGAGAAGCTTTCATTAGACTGCTCTATTTTTCcagaagatttcttttcttttttttttttcccccctatctAATAAATCCCACTGAACACCAACTCCCATTTTACTCCTCAGCGTGAAGATCTGAAAGACCCTTTTACATTCAAAAGTTTCCACTGGAAAGTTTATGGGGATTTTTGCCTTTGGACATTTACACTTGAGTAACATTTATACTTATTGTGTGACTTTTGCTGCCATAAATTGAGACGTACGTAGGAAGGCAAGAGAACGCTAACCTCATTCTTTTAAGCAAAAACTCAAGCTTTAAACCACCCTCCTGAACAACAAGGTTCCGTACAGAGAAATAATCCACgtttatgtttttattcttttgggtT contains:
- the STK38 gene encoding serine/threonine-protein kinase 38 isoform X2, with the protein product MMEEEGLKDEEKRIRRSAHAQKETEFLRLKRTRLGLEDFESLKVIGRGAFGEVRLVQKKDTGHVYAMKILRKADMLEKEQVGHIRAERDILVEADSLWVVKMFYSFQDKLNLYLIMEFLPGGDMMTLLMKKDTLTEEETQFYIAETVLAIDSIHQLGFIHRDIKPDNLLLDSKGHVKLSDFGLCTGLKKAHRTEFYRNLNHSLPSDFTFQNMNSKRKAETWKRNRRQLAFSTVGTPDYIAPEVFMQTGYNKLCDWWSLGVIMYEMLIGYPPFCSETPQETYKKVMNWKETLTFPPEVPISDKAKDLILRFCCEWEHRIGASGVEEIKSNPFFEGVDWEHIRERPAAISIEIKSIDDTSNFDEFPESDILKPTVATSNHPETDYKNKDWVFINYTYKRFEGLTARGAIPSYMKAGK
- the STK38 gene encoding serine/threonine-protein kinase 38 isoform X1, translating into MAMTGPTPCSSMSNHTKERVTMTKVTLENFYSNLIAQHEEREMRQKKLEQMMEEEGLKDEEKRIRRSAHAQKETEFLRLKRTRLGLEDFESLKVIGRGAFGEVRLVQKKDTGHVYAMKILRKADMLEKEQVGHIRAERDILVEADSLWVVKMFYSFQDKLNLYLIMEFLPGGDMMTLLMKKDTLTEEETQFYIAETVLAIDSIHQLGFIHRDIKPDNLLLDSKGHVKLSDFGLCTGLKKAHRTEFYRNLNHSLPSDFTFQNMNSKRKAETWKRNRRQLAFSTVGTPDYIAPEVFMQTGYNKLCDWWSLGVIMYEMLIGYPPFCSETPQETYKKVMNWKETLTFPPEVPISDKAKDLILRFCCEWEHRIGASGVEEIKSNPFFEGVDWEHIRERPAAISIEIKSIDDTSNFDEFPESDILKPTVATSNHPETDYKNKDWVFINYTYKRFEGLTARGAIPSYMKAGK